A single Methylobacterium sp. 17Sr1-1 DNA region contains:
- a CDS encoding gluconokinase, with protein sequence MDDAAGNPVPPAVVVVMGVAGSGKTTVASLLAGRLGWEFEDGDDFHPAANVEKMQAGTPLTDEDRWPWLAAIAAWIDRLRAEGRHGVVTCSALKRAYRDILVGDRPDVRLVYLQGDRELIGRRMAARHGHFMPTSLLDSQFRTLEEPAPEENPLVVSVGATPQQIVAEIGEALTGQAVQGP encoded by the coding sequence ATGGACGATGCGGCAGGCAACCCGGTTCCCCCCGCGGTCGTCGTGGTGATGGGCGTCGCGGGCTCGGGCAAGACCACGGTGGCGAGCCTGCTCGCCGGCCGGCTCGGCTGGGAGTTCGAGGACGGGGACGATTTCCACCCCGCCGCCAACGTCGAGAAGATGCAGGCCGGTACCCCGCTCACCGACGAGGACCGCTGGCCCTGGCTCGCCGCCATCGCGGCCTGGATCGACCGCTTGCGCGCGGAGGGACGCCACGGGGTCGTGACCTGCTCGGCCCTCAAGCGCGCCTATCGCGACATCCTGGTCGGGGACCGGCCGGACGTGCGCCTCGTCTACCTTCAGGGCGACCGCGAGCTGATCGGCCGGCGCATGGCGGCCCGTCACGGCCACTTCATGCCGACGAGTCTGCTCGACAGCCAGTTCCGTACCCTGGAGGAGCCCGCGCCCGAGGAGAACCCGCTCGTGGTCTCGGTCGGCGCCACGCCGCAACAGATCGTCGCCGAGATCGGCGAGGCCCTGACCGGGCAGGCGGTCCAGGGCCCTTGA
- the lpdA gene encoding dihydrolipoyl dehydrogenase has translation MSSYDLVVIGTGPGGYVCALRAAQLGLKTAVVEKRPTHGGTCLNVGCIPSKALLHASEAFEETTKHLPVLGITVGEPKLDLAKMMAFKQDGVDGNTKGVAFLLKKNGVDAFQGTGRLAGAGRVEVISEDGGNQILEAKNVVIATGSDVANLPGVTIDEEVVVSSTGALDLTKVPGKLVVIGAGVIGLELGSVWRRLGAEVTVVEYLDRILPGMDGEVGKQFQRILQKQGIQFRLSQKVTGVERSNAGAKVTVEPAAGGAAEVLEADVVLVAIGRVPYTAGLGLDTVGVQLDNKGRIQTDDRYATNVTGIYAIGDVIAGPMLAHKAEDEGVAVAEILAGKAGHVNYGVIPNVVYTTPEVASVGKSEEELKKDGITYNTGKFPFTANGRAKVNHTTDGFVKVLADAATDRVLGVHIVGPDAGNLIMEVAVAMEFGASSEDIARTCHAHPTLTEAVKEAALAVEKRALHM, from the coding sequence ATGTCCTCCTACGATCTCGTCGTCATCGGCACCGGCCCCGGCGGTTACGTCTGTGCGCTCCGCGCCGCCCAGCTCGGCCTGAAGACCGCCGTGGTCGAGAAGCGCCCGACCCATGGCGGCACCTGCCTCAATGTCGGCTGCATCCCCTCGAAGGCCCTGCTGCACGCCTCCGAGGCGTTCGAGGAGACGACCAAGCACCTGCCGGTGCTCGGCATCACCGTGGGCGAGCCGAAGCTCGACCTCGCCAAGATGATGGCGTTCAAGCAGGACGGCGTCGACGGCAACACCAAGGGCGTCGCGTTCCTCCTGAAGAAGAACGGCGTCGATGCGTTCCAGGGCACCGGGCGTCTCGCCGGCGCCGGCCGGGTCGAGGTCATCTCGGAGGATGGCGGCAACCAGATCCTCGAGGCCAAGAACGTCGTGATCGCGACGGGCTCGGACGTCGCCAACCTGCCGGGCGTCACCATCGACGAGGAGGTGGTGGTCTCCTCCACCGGCGCCCTCGACCTGACCAAGGTCCCGGGCAAGCTCGTGGTCATCGGCGCCGGCGTGATCGGCCTCGAGCTCGGCTCGGTCTGGCGCCGTCTCGGCGCCGAGGTCACCGTGGTCGAGTATCTCGACCGGATCCTGCCGGGCATGGACGGCGAGGTCGGCAAGCAGTTCCAGCGCATCCTCCAGAAGCAGGGCATCCAGTTCCGCCTGTCGCAGAAGGTGACGGGCGTCGAGCGCAGCAACGCGGGCGCCAAGGTCACGGTCGAGCCGGCCGCGGGCGGTGCCGCCGAGGTGCTGGAGGCCGACGTGGTCCTCGTGGCGATCGGCCGCGTGCCCTACACCGCGGGCCTCGGCCTCGACACGGTCGGCGTCCAGCTCGACAACAAGGGCCGGATCCAGACCGACGACCGCTACGCCACCAACGTCACCGGCATCTACGCCATCGGCGACGTGATCGCCGGCCCGATGCTCGCCCACAAGGCCGAGGACGAGGGCGTCGCGGTGGCGGAGATCCTGGCCGGCAAGGCCGGTCACGTGAATTACGGCGTGATCCCGAACGTGGTCTACACCACGCCGGAGGTCGCCTCGGTCGGCAAGTCCGAGGAGGAGCTGAAGAAGGACGGGATCACCTACAACACCGGCAAGTTCCCGTTCACCGCGAACGGCCGCGCCAAGGTGAACCACACCACCGACGGCTTCGTGAAGGTGCTGGCCGACGCCGCGACCGACCGGGTGCTCGGCGTGCACATCGTCGGTCCGGATGCCGGCAACCTCATCATGGAGGTCGCGGTGGCGATGGAGTTCGGCGCCTCGTCGGAGGACATCGCCCGCACCTGCCACGCCCACCCGACCCTGACCGAGGCGGTGAAGGAAGCCGCGCTCGCGGTGGAGAAGCGCGCGCTGCATATGTGA
- a CDS encoding ATP-binding protein translates to MAGNLPTPHDTLFPGGGEMGARLRAHDWAATALGPVAGWPQSLTTAVRIMLGSRFAMWMAWGPDLTFFCNDAYKPTLGVKEAWALGSRSDVVWAEIWPDIGPRIAQVLRTGQATWDEALLLFLERRGFSEESYHTFSYSPLADESGIVTGMLCVVSEETERVIGERRLRCLRDLGAGMAAARTVAEVGAVVAACLGEGTPDLPVALAYLVGDEPALLARAGLGPDHPAAGRAAEAAAAALAHRDPAGPAAVAADALGPLFADLPSGPWDRPPVHARVVPIAQQGQDRPAGVFVAGLNPYRPLDEAYRGFVDLFVGQIATGLANANAYEAERRRAEAFAELDRQKTVFFSNVSHEFRTPLTLMLGPLTEVLESSAVDPDTSRLVELAHRNGLRLLKLVNALLDFSRIEAGRAQAAYEPLDLARFTAELASSFRSATDKAGLVLDVDCTPLPEPAFVDPEMWEKIVLNLVSNAFKFTLDGEIAVRLRAQGDHAVLTVSDTGLGIPEAELPRLFERFQRVEGAQGRSFEGSGIGLALVQELVRLHGGTVGVESAPGRGSTFTVSLPLGRAHLPPERIRAARAGISTATRSHVFVEEATRWLDDEAAPASDLVEAPGPAGLTGRVLLADDNSDMRAYVRRLLGDAGHGVEAVGDGQAALAAARRRAPDLVLSDVMMPGLDGFGLLAALRADPALRGIPVILLSARAGEEARIEGLAAGADDYLIKPFSARELLARVETNLRLARVRHEAADALRQVNETLEAQVAARTRERDRMWRLSRDVMLVARFDGTITALNPAWRAVLGWEAQDLIGLPFLDLVHPDDRARTRAETQRLADGHATLLFENRYRHADGSYRTLSWTAVPGEEHLHAVGRDVTEQRELEEAFRQSQKMEAVGQLTGGIAHDFNNLLTGIVGSLDLLSTRLSQGRLDVAPRYIEAALTSAHRAAALTHRLLAFARRQPLDPRPVDANALVVSLEDLVRRTLGETVALETRLAEGLWPTLCDANQLESAILNLAINARDAMPEGGRLVVETRNVELDAVFAAAHGDVAPGAYLRLAVTDTGTGMPPEVVRRAFDPFFTTKPLGQGTGLGLSMIYGFARQSDGHAVITSEVGRGTTVALYLPRHAGPPAAEVPAPAPAATPPAGSGETVLVVEDEPAVRSLIVDVLRDLGYRALEAKDGPAGLAALRGSARIDLLVTDVGLPGLNGRQLADAAREHRPDLKVLFITGYAENAAMAGFLAPGMQMITKPFPLELLARRIRAMIEG, encoded by the coding sequence ATGGCCGGTAACCTGCCCACCCCGCACGACACCCTCTTTCCCGGCGGCGGCGAGATGGGGGCGCGCCTGCGCGCCCACGACTGGGCGGCCACCGCGCTCGGGCCGGTCGCGGGCTGGCCGCAATCGCTGACCACGGCGGTGCGGATCATGCTGGGCTCCCGCTTCGCCATGTGGATGGCCTGGGGGCCCGACCTCACCTTCTTCTGCAACGACGCCTACAAGCCGACGCTCGGCGTCAAGGAGGCCTGGGCGCTGGGCTCGCGCTCGGACGTGGTCTGGGCGGAGATCTGGCCCGATATCGGCCCGCGCATCGCCCAGGTGCTGCGCACCGGCCAGGCGACCTGGGACGAGGCGCTGCTGCTGTTCCTGGAGCGGCGCGGCTTCAGCGAGGAGAGCTACCACACCTTCTCCTACAGCCCGCTCGCCGACGAGTCCGGCATCGTCACCGGCATGCTCTGCGTCGTCTCGGAGGAGACCGAGCGGGTCATCGGCGAGCGGCGCCTGCGGTGTCTGCGCGACCTCGGCGCCGGGATGGCGGCGGCCCGGACCGTGGCGGAGGTCGGCGCGGTCGTCGCGGCCTGCCTCGGCGAGGGCACCCCCGACCTGCCGGTGGCGCTCGCCTACCTGGTGGGCGACGAGCCGGCCCTGCTCGCCCGGGCGGGACTCGGGCCGGACCACCCGGCCGCCGGGCGGGCGGCCGAGGCCGCGGCCGCCGCGCTGGCGCATCGCGATCCCGCCGGCCCGGCGGCGGTGGCGGCGGACGCCCTCGGGCCGCTCTTCGCCGACCTGCCGTCCGGCCCCTGGGACCGCCCGCCTGTCCACGCCCGCGTCGTGCCGATCGCCCAGCAGGGCCAGGACCGCCCGGCCGGGGTGTTCGTCGCGGGCCTGAACCCCTACCGGCCCCTCGACGAGGCCTATCGCGGCTTCGTCGACCTGTTCGTCGGCCAGATCGCCACGGGGCTCGCCAACGCCAACGCCTACGAGGCCGAGCGGCGCCGGGCCGAGGCCTTCGCCGAACTCGACCGGCAGAAGACCGTGTTCTTCTCCAACGTCAGCCACGAGTTCCGCACGCCGCTCACCCTGATGCTCGGGCCGCTGACCGAGGTGCTGGAGTCCTCAGCCGTCGATCCCGACACAAGCCGCCTGGTGGAGCTCGCCCACCGCAACGGCCTGCGGCTCCTGAAGCTCGTCAACGCGCTCCTCGATTTCTCGCGCATCGAGGCCGGCCGGGCCCAGGCCGCCTACGAGCCCCTCGACCTCGCCCGCTTCACCGCGGAACTCGCCTCGAGCTTCCGCTCGGCCACCGACAAGGCCGGCCTCGTCCTCGACGTCGATTGCACGCCCCTGCCGGAGCCCGCCTTCGTCGATCCGGAGATGTGGGAGAAGATCGTCCTCAACCTCGTCTCCAACGCCTTCAAGTTCACCCTCGACGGCGAGATCGCCGTGCGGCTGCGGGCTCAGGGCGACCACGCGGTGCTCACGGTCTCGGATACCGGCCTCGGCATCCCGGAGGCCGAGCTGCCGCGGCTGTTCGAGCGCTTCCAACGGGTCGAGGGCGCGCAGGGGCGCAGCTTCGAGGGCTCGGGCATCGGGCTCGCCCTGGTGCAGGAGCTGGTCCGGCTGCACGGCGGCACGGTCGGGGTGGAGAGTGCGCCGGGCCGCGGCAGCACCTTCACGGTGAGCCTGCCGCTCGGCCGCGCCCACCTGCCGCCGGAGCGCATCCGCGCGGCCCGGGCCGGGATCTCGACCGCCACCCGCTCCCACGTCTTCGTCGAGGAGGCGACGCGCTGGCTCGACGACGAGGCCGCGCCCGCCTCCGACCTCGTCGAGGCCCCGGGCCCCGCCGGCCTCACCGGCCGGGTGCTGCTCGCCGACGACAACAGCGACATGCGCGCCTACGTCCGGCGCCTGCTCGGCGATGCCGGCCACGGAGTCGAGGCGGTGGGCGACGGGCAGGCGGCGCTGGCGGCAGCCCGCCGCCGCGCGCCCGACCTCGTCCTCTCTGACGTGATGATGCCGGGCCTCGACGGGTTCGGGCTGCTCGCGGCTTTGCGGGCCGATCCGGCCTTGCGCGGCATCCCGGTGATCCTGCTCTCGGCCCGGGCCGGCGAGGAGGCCCGCATCGAGGGCCTGGCCGCAGGCGCCGACGACTACCTGATCAAGCCGTTCTCGGCCCGCGAGCTGCTCGCCCGGGTCGAGACCAACCTGCGCCTCGCCCGCGTCCGGCACGAGGCGGCCGACGCCCTGCGGCAGGTCAACGAGACGCTGGAGGCCCAGGTCGCCGCGCGCACCCGCGAGCGCGACCGGATGTGGCGCCTGTCGCGGGACGTGATGCTCGTCGCCCGCTTCGACGGCACCATCACCGCCCTCAACCCGGCCTGGCGCGCGGTGCTGGGCTGGGAGGCGCAGGACCTGATCGGCCTGCCCTTCCTCGACCTCGTCCACCCGGACGACCGGGCGCGCACGCGGGCGGAGACGCAGCGCCTCGCCGACGGCCACGCGACGCTCCTGTTCGAGAACCGCTACCGCCACGCCGACGGCTCCTACCGCACCCTGTCCTGGACCGCGGTGCCGGGGGAGGAGCACCTGCACGCGGTCGGGCGCGACGTCACCGAGCAGCGCGAGCTGGAGGAGGCCTTCCGCCAGTCGCAGAAGATGGAGGCGGTGGGCCAGCTCACCGGCGGCATCGCCCACGACTTCAACAACCTGCTCACCGGCATCGTCGGCTCCCTCGACCTGCTCTCGACCCGGCTCTCGCAGGGCCGCCTCGACGTCGCCCCGCGCTACATCGAGGCGGCGCTGACCTCGGCCCACCGCGCCGCGGCGCTGACCCACCGGCTGCTGGCCTTCGCCCGGCGCCAGCCCCTCGACCCGCGGCCGGTCGACGCGAACGCCCTCGTGGTCTCGCTCGAGGACCTGGTGCGCCGGACGCTGGGCGAGACCGTCGCCCTCGAGACCCGCCTCGCCGAGGGGCTGTGGCCGACGCTCTGCGACGCCAACCAGCTCGAGAGCGCGATCCTCAACCTCGCGATCAACGCCCGCGACGCGATGCCGGAGGGCGGGCGCCTCGTCGTCGAGACCCGCAACGTCGAGCTCGACGCGGTCTTCGCCGCCGCCCACGGCGACGTGGCGCCGGGGGCCTATCTCCGTCTCGCCGTGACCGACACCGGCACCGGGATGCCGCCGGAGGTGGTGCGCCGCGCCTTCGACCCGTTCTTCACCACGAAGCCGCTGGGCCAGGGCACCGGTCTCGGCCTCTCGATGATCTACGGCTTCGCCCGCCAGTCGGACGGCCACGCGGTCATCACCTCGGAGGTCGGCCGCGGCACCACCGTGGCGCTCTACCTGCCGCGTCATGCCGGCCCGCCCGCCGCGGAAGTCCCGGCGCCGGCCCCCGCCGCGACGCCGCCCGCCGGCAGCGGCGAGACGGTGCTGGTGGTCGAGGACGAGCCGGCGGTGCGCAGCCTCATCGTCGACGTGCTGCGCGACCTCGGCTACCGGGCGCTGGAGGCGAAGGACGGCCCGGCCGGCCTCGCGGCCCTGCGGGGCTCGGCCCGCATCGATCTCCTCGTCACCGATGTCGGCCTGCCCGGCCTCAACGGCCGCCAGCTCGCCGACGCCGCCCGCGAGCACCGCCCCGACCTCAAGGTGCTGTTCATCACCGGCTACGCCGAGAACGCCGCCATGGCGGGCTTCCTGGCCCCCGGCATGCAGATGATCACCAAGCCCTTCCCGTTGGAATTGCTGGCGCGGCGGATCCGGGCGATGATCGAGGGGTGA
- a CDS encoding SDR family oxidoreductase yields MDKVLVVTGGSRGIGRAVSLRAARAGWRVCFSYVAAKDAADALVREIEEHGGKALAVRSDVAVEADIPALFQAADGLGTLGGLVNNAGVVDYAARVDEMTFARLNRMLTTNVIGSFLCAGEAVRRMSTRHGGRGGVIVNISSVAARLGAPGQYVDYAASKGAIDTFTTGLAGEVAQEGIRVNGVAPGLIETDIHASGGQPDRLARLSPLVPMKRAGTADEIAAAVMWLLSDEASYATGTTLTISGGR; encoded by the coding sequence ATGGACAAGGTCCTGGTGGTCACCGGCGGCAGCCGCGGCATCGGCCGGGCGGTCTCGTTACGCGCGGCGCGGGCCGGCTGGCGGGTCTGCTTCTCCTACGTCGCGGCCAAGGACGCCGCCGACGCCCTGGTGCGGGAGATCGAGGAGCACGGCGGCAAGGCGCTGGCCGTGCGGAGCGACGTCGCGGTCGAGGCCGACATCCCGGCCCTGTTCCAGGCGGCGGACGGCCTCGGCACCCTCGGCGGCCTCGTCAACAATGCCGGCGTCGTCGACTACGCGGCCCGCGTCGACGAGATGACGTTCGCGCGGCTCAACCGGATGTTGACCACCAACGTCATCGGCTCGTTCCTGTGCGCCGGCGAGGCGGTACGGCGGATGTCGACCCGCCACGGCGGGCGGGGCGGCGTCATCGTCAACATCTCGTCGGTCGCGGCCCGCCTCGGCGCTCCGGGCCAGTACGTCGACTATGCGGCCTCCAAGGGCGCCATCGACACCTTCACCACCGGCTTGGCCGGCGAGGTCGCCCAGGAGGGGATCCGGGTCAACGGCGTCGCCCCCGGCCTGATCGAGACCGACATCCATGCCAGCGGCGGCCAGCCGGATCGGCTGGCGCGGTTGAGCCCGCTCGTGCCGATGAAGCGCGCCGGCACCGCCGACGAGATCGCGGCCGCGGTGATGTGGCTCCTCTCGGACGAGGCCTCCTACGCCACCGGCACGACCCTGACGATCTCGGGCGGCCGCTAG
- the odhB gene encoding 2-oxoglutarate dehydrogenase complex dihydrolipoyllysine-residue succinyltransferase, whose product MATEIRVPTLGESVSEATIGRWFKKPGDTVKADEPLVELETDKVTLEVNAPASGQLGDIVAKDGETVEPGALLGSIVEGGASAGNGAAAPKAEAPKEAPKAAAEAPAKSSSASYGSHGDAAPKGHASGDNGPAVARLAHESGVDPSSVKGSGRDGRVTKGDMLSAISSGASAPAPAPAPQVARAPSAPDDASREERVRMTKLRQTIARRLKDAQNTAAMLTTFNDVDMGAVMALRQQYKDVFEKKHGAKLGFMGFFTKAVIGALKDVPAVNAEIDGQDIVYKNYYHVGIAVGTDKGLVVPVVRDADQLSIAGIEKAITGFGRKARDGKLSIEDMQGGTFTITNGGIYGSLMSTPILNAPQSGILGMHRIEERPVVRNGKIEARPMMYLALSYDHRIVDGKEAVTFLVRVKEALEDPARLVLDL is encoded by the coding sequence ATGGCCACCGAAATCCGCGTCCCGACGCTCGGCGAGTCCGTGAGCGAGGCCACGATCGGCCGCTGGTTCAAGAAGCCCGGCGACACCGTGAAGGCCGACGAGCCCCTGGTCGAGCTCGAGACCGACAAGGTCACCCTGGAGGTCAACGCCCCGGCCTCCGGCCAGCTCGGCGACATCGTCGCCAAGGACGGCGAGACGGTGGAGCCGGGCGCGCTCCTCGGCTCAATCGTCGAGGGCGGCGCCTCCGCCGGCAACGGCGCGGCCGCTCCCAAGGCCGAGGCGCCCAAGGAGGCCCCGAAGGCCGCCGCCGAGGCACCGGCCAAGTCCTCGTCCGCCTCCTACGGCAGCCACGGCGACGCCGCCCCGAAGGGCCACGCGTCCGGCGACAACGGCCCGGCCGTCGCGCGCCTCGCCCACGAATCCGGCGTCGACCCGTCGTCGGTGAAGGGCAGCGGCAGGGACGGCCGCGTGACCAAGGGCGACATGCTCTCGGCGATCTCGTCGGGCGCCTCGGCCCCCGCCCCGGCTCCGGCCCCGCAGGTCGCCCGCGCGCCGTCCGCCCCGGACGATGCCTCCCGCGAGGAGCGGGTGCGCATGACCAAGCTGCGCCAGACCATCGCCCGGCGCCTCAAGGACGCCCAGAACACCGCCGCGATGCTGACGACGTTCAACGACGTCGACATGGGCGCGGTGATGGCCCTGCGCCAGCAGTACAAGGACGTGTTCGAGAAGAAGCACGGCGCCAAGCTGGGCTTCATGGGCTTCTTCACCAAGGCGGTGATCGGCGCCCTGAAGGACGTGCCGGCGGTGAACGCCGAGATCGACGGCCAGGACATCGTCTACAAGAACTACTACCACGTCGGCATCGCGGTCGGCACCGACAAGGGCCTGGTCGTGCCGGTGGTGCGCGACGCCGACCAGCTGTCGATCGCCGGGATCGAGAAGGCCATCACCGGCTTCGGCCGCAAGGCCCGCGACGGCAAGCTGTCGATCGAGGACATGCAGGGCGGCACGTTCACGATCACCAACGGCGGCATCTACGGCTCGCTGATGTCGACCCCGATCCTCAACGCGCCGCAATCGGGCATCCTCGGCATGCACCGCATCGAGGAGCGGCCGGTGGTGCGCAACGGCAAGATCGAGGCGCGGCCGATGATGTACCTCGCCCTGTCCTACGATCACCGCATCGTCGACGGGAAGGAGGCCGTGACCTTCCTTGTGCGGGTCAAGGAGGCCCTGGAGGACCCGGCGCGCCTCGTGCTCGACCTCTAA
- a CDS encoding 2-oxoglutarate dehydrogenase E1 component, protein MARQDANDALLGTSFLYGGNADYIEELYATYTRDPNAVDPEWRSFFSGLKEESAIVVKNAEGASWAKPNWPIAANGEIVSALDGNWAQIEKAVGEKIKAKQEAKGQAATPADVLQATKDSVRAIMLIRAYRMRGHLHAKLDPLGLQPRGDHEELHPQHYGFAESDWDRPIFLDNVLGLEFGTIREIVAILERTYCQTLGVEFMHISDPEEKAWIQERIEGKDKEISFTEQGRRAILNKMIEAEGFEKFLDLKYTGTKRFGLDGSEAMVPALEQIIKRGGALGVTDIVLGMAHRGRLNVLANVMSKPFRAIFHEFKGGSSSPAEVEGSGDVKYHLGASSDRAFDGNTVHLSLTANPSHLEIVDPVVLGKVRAKQDQTGDEQRTTVLPLLIHGDAAFAGQGVVAECFGLSGLKGHRTGGSIHFIINNQIGFTTDPRFSRSSPYPSDVAKMVEAPIFHCNGDDPEAVTFAAKIATEYRQKFHKPVVIDMLCYRRFGHNEGDEPAFTQPKMYQIIRKHPSTLETYGKRLTESGVVSQKELDDRKAEFRATLDSEFDIATGYKANKADWLDGRWSGLKAVREDEDDPRRGRTGVPADTLREIGKAITTVPQDFHLHRTIRRFLDNRAKAIETGEGLDWATAEALAFGSLLTEGHRVRLSGQDVERGTFSQRHSVVIDQENEERYTPLNHIKDGQSRYEVINSMLSEEAVLGFEYGYSLAEPNSLVLWEAQFGDFANGAQVVVDQFISSGERKWLRMSGLVMLLPHGYEGQGPEHSSARLERYLQMCAEDNMQVANCTTPSNYFHILRRQLKRDFRKPLVLMTPKSLLRHKRAVSALSDIAEGSTFHRVLWDDAEKAQDGVKLSKDDKVRRVVLCSGKVYYDLYEEREKRGISDVYLMRVEQLYPFPLKSLATEISRFRNAEVVWCQEEPKNMGSWAFVEPYLEWVLNQAGSASKRPRYVGRPASASTAVGLMSKHLDQLQAFLNEALAV, encoded by the coding sequence ATGGCACGCCAGGACGCGAACGACGCCCTCCTCGGAACCTCGTTCCTCTACGGAGGCAACGCCGATTACATCGAGGAGCTCTACGCGACCTACACCCGGGATCCCAACGCGGTCGATCCCGAGTGGCGCAGCTTCTTCTCCGGCCTGAAGGAGGAGAGTGCGATCGTCGTCAAGAACGCCGAGGGCGCGTCCTGGGCCAAGCCGAACTGGCCGATCGCCGCCAACGGCGAGATCGTCTCGGCGCTCGACGGCAACTGGGCGCAGATCGAGAAGGCGGTCGGCGAGAAGATCAAGGCCAAGCAGGAGGCCAAGGGCCAGGCGGCCACCCCGGCCGACGTGCTCCAGGCGACCAAGGACTCGGTCCGCGCGATCATGCTGATCCGCGCCTACCGCATGCGCGGCCACCTGCACGCCAAGCTCGATCCGCTGGGCCTGCAGCCGCGCGGCGACCACGAGGAACTGCACCCGCAGCATTACGGCTTCGCCGAGTCCGACTGGGACCGGCCGATCTTCCTCGACAACGTGCTCGGCCTCGAATTCGGCACCATCCGGGAGATCGTCGCGATCCTGGAGCGGACCTACTGCCAGACGCTCGGCGTCGAATTCATGCACATCTCCGATCCGGAGGAGAAGGCCTGGATCCAGGAGCGCATCGAGGGCAAGGACAAGGAGATCTCGTTCACCGAGCAGGGCCGGCGGGCGATCCTCAACAAGATGATCGAGGCGGAAGGCTTCGAGAAGTTCCTCGACCTCAAGTATACCGGCACCAAGCGCTTCGGCCTCGACGGCTCGGAGGCGATGGTCCCGGCGCTCGAGCAGATCATCAAGCGCGGCGGGGCGCTCGGCGTCACCGACATCGTGCTGGGCATGGCCCATCGCGGCCGCCTCAACGTGCTCGCCAACGTGATGTCGAAGCCGTTCCGGGCGATCTTCCACGAGTTCAAGGGCGGCTCGTCGTCGCCGGCCGAGGTCGAGGGCTCGGGCGACGTGAAGTACCACCTCGGCGCGTCGAGCGACCGGGCCTTCGACGGCAACACCGTCCACCTCTCGCTGACCGCCAACCCCTCGCACCTCGAGATCGTCGATCCGGTGGTGCTCGGCAAGGTGCGCGCCAAGCAGGACCAGACCGGCGACGAGCAGCGCACCACCGTGCTGCCGCTCCTCATCCACGGCGACGCCGCCTTCGCGGGCCAGGGCGTGGTGGCGGAGTGCTTCGGCCTGTCGGGCCTGAAGGGCCACCGCACCGGCGGCTCGATCCACTTCATCATCAACAACCAGATCGGCTTCACCACCGATCCGCGCTTCTCGCGCTCCTCGCCCTATCCGTCCGACGTGGCGAAGATGGTCGAGGCGCCGATCTTCCACTGCAACGGCGACGACCCCGAGGCCGTCACCTTCGCGGCCAAGATCGCCACCGAGTACCGGCAGAAGTTCCACAAGCCGGTGGTGATCGACATGCTCTGCTACCGCCGCTTCGGCCACAACGAGGGCGACGAGCCCGCGTTCACCCAGCCGAAGATGTACCAGATCATCCGCAAGCACCCCTCGACGCTGGAGACCTACGGCAAGCGGCTGACCGAGAGCGGCGTGGTGAGCCAGAAGGAGCTCGACGACCGCAAGGCCGAGTTCCGCGCCACCCTCGACAGCGAGTTCGACATCGCCACCGGCTACAAGGCCAACAAGGCCGACTGGCTCGACGGCCGCTGGTCGGGCCTGAAGGCGGTGCGCGAGGACGAGGACGACCCGCGCCGCGGCCGCACCGGCGTGCCGGCCGATACCCTGCGGGAGATCGGGAAGGCCATCACCACGGTGCCGCAGGACTTCCACCTGCACCGCACCATCCGCCGCTTCCTCGACAACCGCGCCAAGGCGATCGAGACCGGCGAGGGGCTGGACTGGGCGACCGCCGAGGCGCTGGCCTTCGGCTCGCTCCTCACCGAAGGTCACCGGGTCCGCCTGTCGGGCCAGGACGTCGAGCGCGGCACCTTCTCGCAGCGCCACTCGGTGGTGATCGACCAGGAGAACGAGGAGCGCTACACGCCCCTCAACCACATCAAGGACGGCCAGAGCCGCTACGAGGTCATCAACTCGATGCTCTCGGAGGAGGCGGTGCTCGGCTTCGAGTACGGCTACTCGCTGGCCGAGCCGAACTCCCTGGTGCTGTGGGAGGCGCAGTTCGGCGACTTCGCCAACGGCGCGCAGGTCGTGGTCGACCAGTTCATCAGTAGCGGCGAGCGCAAGTGGCTGCGCATGTCGGGCCTGGTGATGCTGCTGCCGCACGGCTACGAGGGCCAGGGTCCGGAGCACTCGTCCGCCCGTCTCGAGCGCTACCTGCAAATGTGCGCCGAGGACAACATGCAGGTCGCCAACTGCACGACGCCCTCGAACTACTTCCACATCCTGCGCCGCCAGCTGAAGCGGGACTTCCGCAAGCCGCTGGTGCTGATGACCCCGAAGTCGCTCCTGCGCCACAAGCGGGCGGTCTCGGCCCTCTCGGACATCGCCGAGGGCTCGACCTTCCACCGGGTGCTGTGGGACGACGCCGAGAAGGCGCAGGACGGCGTGAAGCTGTCGAAGGACGACAAGGTCCGGCGCGTCGTGCTCTGCTCGGGCAAGGTCTATTACGACCTCTACGAGGAGCGTGAGAAGCGCGGCATCTCCGACGTGTACCTGATGCGCGTCGAGCAGCTCTACCCGTTCCCGCTGAAGTCCCTCGCCACCGAGATCTCGCGCTTCCGCAACGCCGAGGTGGTGTGGTGCCAGGAGGAGCCCAAGAACATGGGCTCGTGGGCCTTCGTCGAGCCCTACCTCGAGTGGGTCCTCAACCAGGCCGGCTCCGCCTCCAAGCGCCCGCGCTACGTCGGCCGCCCGGCCTCGGCCTCGACCGCCGTCGGCCTGATGTCGAAGCACCTCGACCAGCTCCAGGCCTTCCTCAACGAGGCCCTGGCGGTCTGA